TGATTGAAAAGATATTAGACTCACTAAATCATTGAAAAAACTTATGACAAGAGGTTATTAATTAACAAGCTCCATAAAGACTTAGTTATAAAAAAGCTTGCTTTTTGGATGATAAAAACGGTTGCAAAACTAGTCgacttaagaaaaaaaataagcacTTTTTACAAAAAGGAGTCGATTAACTTAGTTCTAAAAAAGCTCATCtattagttttttaaaatttcattttcaaatttTGTGAGCTTTTTGGATGATAAAAACGTAGGCCTGGTAATGGAacgggttttgaccctgatccgatccaaacccttaacaataatatgggtttggagcatagttttgatccgtttacccgttaacgacccatacccgctaacccttttattaaaagggtcgggtatggatcattaCCGATCCGCTCCGTTTAAaacccgccccatataaattttggaaatataaatttatatttgatATTGCCTAAAGTTTACATTAAATTCCAATCAGAAGTCCAAAGAGAAAAGGCCAAAGACTAAATTGTTTTTACATAGAACTCGATgactcaacttctagacttccagtcttctcccaagagtcatgatttcatttcatttatatttcatcatgtaatcaccaatttaatttataaatcaataaagtCATTTATCAACCGGACTAAAGTTTGTAATTACTATTCTTTATCAATGCAATCGACGATTAAAAACCAATTGGAAGtaactaaaataatgattttaattccaatagaaagtcctcgagtacataatgtgttttttaaatcaaaacttagttttatttaataaatgtgattttatgatttaagtaaaatgtgtttgattattcaaaaaacttacgggttacggggcgggtttggatatctgctgattcggtggataagggtatgggtttgattatttaaaaccctgcgggttacggagagagtttggatcggattttgaaatttgttaaaatggtttggatcaaggtcgattcgctccaaacccgccccattgtCAGGTCTATAAAAACGTTTGCAAAACTAGTCGACTTAAAAAAAAAGCATTTTTACAAAAGGAGTCGATTAATATAGAATCGTTAAGAATTAACAAGTTAAAGAACATTTTATAGGGATCAAATTCGAAAAAAAAAGATTATAAAGAAACCGGTTTGTAATTAAGTCCTTAATAAGATACCATCAGTTGTCGCAATACGGCAAATAGTTATCCAGCATACACGACAGCTTGAACTCCCCAATTACTTGTCTACTACCAATAAAATCCACGCCCTTGCCCTTCCCGGAAACCTTCTTCAGATCACCGGCGGCAATGACGACGTACGGCACGATTCCGACGTCATCAGGCGGAGGTTCAAATCTCGAATACCTCTCTCGAGCTAAAGCACGCATAAAATCTGGATTAGGCACGCGGCGTTCCTGGAAAGAGATGTTCAATTTCCGTTCGGTTGACCTTCCTCATGGCGTCTCCGATGCGTTTTCACGAATCAAAACAAACATAGGTTACTTCCGTATGAACTATGCGATACTCGTGCTGGTGATTTTGTTTCTTAGTCTGTTATGGCATCCGGTTTCGTTGATTGTATTCGTGGTGATGATGGCGGCTTGGTTGTTCCTTTACTTCCTCCGTGACGAGCCTCTGGTGATTTTCCACCGTACAATTGACGACGGCGTGGTCCTTGTGGTGTTATCGGTTGCGACGATACTTTTGCTGTTGTTGACCGGCGCAACGATGAATATAATTTCATCGATTCTTGTCGGATTGGCTGTTGTGGTGATTCACGCTgttttcaggagcactcatgattTATCCTTAGACGATGAGGCAGGTGGCTATCTGGCATCTTCTTCGTCTTAGAAGGTAGATTCGAAATAGTTTGCGTATAATCTGCAactctttgtttgtttgtttgattgTTTTTGTTACTGATTCGTTTTCTTGGCTTCTGTTACTCGTTAATTTTGGCACGAATCTTTTGTACCTATGTCGCTATTTGTGTCCATTTGTGTGAAAAGCAAACTTCAATTCCTTCCACTGAAATTAAGTTCTCCATTTCTGCTCAAGCCATACCTTCAGGTTGAGTCTACACTCTTCACTGCACATTTTATCATGTAATCAGTGGCAATCAGATCAGGATATGAACTTTTTTTTATAGCTACTTGATTTGAAGGGTAAAAAAGACATGAAGCATCCTTTGATAGAATTGAATTACAGGCTAGGAAATTAGTCAAAACATCTAATCTGTTCTTGTTGATTTATTACTTTGTTTGTTGTCTGTTGTTGTAGTTAATTGTATCAAACCCAACTACAGGCTTTTCTGTGTTGTTTTTATCTGCTGGGGTGGTGCCTACCAATGATttctttgtccaccaacttcatTACTATGCAATCCGTATTAAATCTGACCAAATTGCCCTTCCTAATTCCTACTCTTGACAACTCATTTTTGTTCTACTAGTCTTTTAATGGCTCATCAACAGTCAACGCTACTACAAAAATGCATTGCAAGatccttttatttgtttaaaagatATGGTTGGTATCATGTGTATTTTTCTAGTGGTTTGTTGTCCACTTTTGTAAGTTTTTTTAagataataattttttatgatttaaaatgtattaacTTTAAAAAAGTTGATAGGTTATATTTTGTGATTTCagatttaatatgtttcctttgtGTAAACTCTGAGGACAATTGCACTAGTTTTATTTGAATTTAGGGGTTGTGTTTGTAAATAAAGcttgatatatgatatgatatatcTTAGAGAATCACAAAAATTGCCAAAAATTAGGATAAGCTTTTAACTTATGGCCACATTTGCTTAATTTCCTTCAAAATTACCATCTATCTTACTCTTCTCTCACTCCCCTACCTTCAACAACTACTTTTAAATTCACACAACAATATTTATTTCATGATATGCAACAATTTTATCCTATACAAAACCTAACCCTAACTCCATTCACCAACTTCTGGCCTCTTCCCCAATAATAATAATGTTGAAGGAACCATGGATCCAAAAACTGTAATAATCAGATATTTCATCTTTGGATTCATCAAACACAGTCAAGAAGCAAGAGTTCAAAGAGATTAACGAAGACTATCTTCCGTACAAGTCTTATGTTGCACTGATTTGATTTTGTCAGAGTATAGTTAATGTTGTGTTTTCCAAAGTCTTTAGAGAGTTGGATCAAAGAATTcctgaaaagaaaagaaatccCCAAGAGTTCAATTGGCTTATAGACTTTCATATTCATCACTCTAAAAGGAAAAACAAAATCGTTAAAAAAAACGAAGCTTTAAACATGCCGACTTCTATCTATGCAACATACAGAAGAATAGGAAAGAAGAAGAAGTCACTTATGCggacttcaaagacatcaacccCGAAGACTTGAATGAATTGCCAAAAAGTTCAATGTCAAAGCTGAAAAATACACTCCAACTTCAAACTTCAAACTACCATATATTCCACTCATAGAGTTTTTGGAATCATTGCTTTTTGATATCACTTTCATTGATGGTGAACTTTGCCAAGTGTGTGATCGATGATATTATAAGATCGAAGTATGCCAGCCACTCCTCGTTGAAGGAGTTAATGCATGACTGGCGAAGAGATTGTGTCTTGGTGTGTTAGCAAAGGTCGGAGAAATGGAGAGTGAAACAAAGTTGGAGAGAATCATCCTTGAAGACATGTAGACAGAACTTTGGTGTGTCTAACACATAAGTTGAAGCTTAACGAATTATTTATCATGTACAATCTTTTATAATATATTGTCAGGGTGAAGTTATGTGTATTGTCCACCAAACCTAAGGCTATAAGGTATGTTCTGAACATCTCATTTATGGGTGAAAATGATTATTCATCATCATCATACATTTTCGCAACACATTTACTattgtttggggggggggggggggggggggaaggggTGTCGTTCACTAGTGAACTATGCTATCAATAGCGGTGCTATAGCGACGCTATAACATTTTGCGGTGTTACTGAACCGCTATTTTGAAATAGCGTTTACAAATAGCGGTGACGCTATTAGCGGCGCTATTGACCGCTATTTACCGCAAAACTCATCAGCGCTATAGCGACGCTACACCCGCTTTTACAATTTCGTACATATTGGGCTGCTTTGACAAAGAAAAAAACGATTGTGTGTTATTTCAatattaaatctttatttttttaactagtCCACTACACTTTTTGTCTTAATAagtccaaataataaatataattaattataaacTACAAATCAACAAATGACAACTTCCATTTCTCGTCTGTTTCAGTACTTAGGAAACCACGAACGACTTGAGCTGTAAtgacattttgacactttttaaTTTCCATATAActatattagaatattatatatagattatgttatgtttttatatgaatttttatgatattaatttcatatagtattaataatcaaatatataaattttgtataaatatataatataaattatacataatattaaAAAACCGCTATACCACTGCTATACCACCGCGATAACCGCGATTTCAAATAGTGGAATGTGACCGTTATTGAAATTTGGACCGCGATAACTGCTTAGCTAGTGAACAAGAGAGATAAAGAGGGGAGGGGGTGTTGTTCACTAGTGAACAAGAGAGATAAAAAGACAACCAGAAGAGGGATACAAATAAATGTTTTTGATCTGATGTGAGAACCCGTAATTAGCTTCAATCCTCACCACCACTACACCCATTG
The genomic region above belongs to Lactuca sativa cultivar Salinas chromosome 4, Lsat_Salinas_v11, whole genome shotgun sequence and contains:
- the LOC111906849 gene encoding PRA1 family protein F3; protein product: MTTYGTIPTSSGGGSNLEYLSRAKARIKSGLGTRRSWKEMFNFRSVDLPHGVSDAFSRIKTNIGYFRMNYAILVLVILFLSLLWHPVSLIVFVVMMAAWLFLYFLRDEPLVIFHRTIDDGVVLVVLSVATILLLLLTGATMNIISSILVGLAVVVIHAVFRSTHDLSLDDEAGGYLASSSS